In Anopheles gambiae chromosome 2, idAnoGambNW_F1_1, whole genome shotgun sequence, a single window of DNA contains:
- the LOC1275951 gene encoding calcium permeable stress-gated cation channel 1 — MDYANFPNLTSVYSPNREACLVLNKTKILINLYEGIPETLLLNVIAWFFLILLFTLLRQQAWDYGRLALVNSHGENKRWTQLFYAHGNVPGGGGAMNGSTETSDTLNSLSIDRGCFSWIVATFRLTKEQILTHSGPDAVHYLSFQRHLIVVMGIMTVISIAIILPINFSGTLSGDKNSFGHTTISNLEPDSPSMWAHVVFAIAYVPMVVLIMRRASGRNAFKTAPTRTIMATNISQGDCSKTIIRTYLQQLFPDVTIEDIQLAYNISSLIKAAEEYERTVEARIYCEAHRNRDAIQAQPSCFSCEKVDALEYYKDHEVQLAGEVARMRASALNEPLGIAFVTLNSAHEAQHVMLHFKPGTYREWNLSFAPAPSDIFWENLNIDTAQWYCKWATVNFALFLFLFFLTTPVIIVNQLDTLSLTKNTTTQISKISPLVSEFLPTLLLWSLSALMPVIVAYSDTWLSHWTRSRQNYLIMTKTFGYLLFMILILPSLGLTSAQALLQWTIESNDTYRWECIFLPDKGAFFVNYIITAAFIGTALELIRFPDLICYLWKLATAKSRAETPYIRKSILITFPFGIHYAWMVMVFTTSTVYSLACPLIMPFAMVYITLKHFVDKHNLFFAFAPSNMISQGSGGKIHSTAVTMTKFSVVLLLIIMAALAVVRTGQVELRAVVLILALCATLVMFACMSPIKRCTTKPLRIVELDGPAPIYVADVLINRRMVSDSPSHLSYGSDTTMNIVMNDADVSVTA, encoded by the coding sequence ATGGATTATGCAAACTTCCCCAACTTGACCAGTGTTTATTCACCCAACCGTGAGGCGTGCCTTGTATtgaacaaaaccaaaatttTGATAAACCTCTATGAAGGCATCCCGGAAACCTTGCTGCTGAACGTGATTGCGTGGTTTTTCCTAATACTGCTGTTCACACTACTCCGCCAGCAGGCCTGGGACTATGGGCGGCTGGCGCTAGTGAACAGCCATGGAGAGAACAAACGCTGGACGCAACTCTTCTATGCCCACGGCAACGtgcccggtggtggtggagcgaTGAATGGTTCCACCGAAACGTCAGATACGCTCAACAGTCTCAGCATTGATCGTGGTTGCTTTTCATGGATTGTGGCCACCTTTCGGCTGACGAAAGAACAAATACTTACGCACAGCGGCCCGGATGCTGTACACTATCTATCTTTTCAGCGACATCTCATCGTGGTGATGGGCATTATGACGGTGATCTCGATAGCCATCATACTACCGATCAACTTTTCTGGCACACTGAGTGGTGATAAGAACTCGTTTGGACACACAACGATTTCAAATCTCGAACCAGATTCGCCGTCGATGTGGGCACATGTCGTGTTTGCGATCGCCTACGTCCCGATGGTGGTGTTGATAATGAGGCGTGCTTCGGGCCGCAACGCTTTCAAAACGGCACCGACGCGTACAATCATGGCGACTAATATTTCCCAAGGCGACTGCAGCAAAACCATCATAAGAACCTACCTACAGCAACTGTTTCCGGACGTGACGATCGAAGACATTCAACTTGCATACAATATTTCAAGCCTAATCAAAGCGGCAGAGGAGTACGAGCGAACGGTCGAAGCTCGGATCTACTGTGAGGCGCACCGCAACCGTGACGCGATCCAGGCTCAACCATCTTGCTTCAGCTGCGAGAAGGTTGACGCGTTGGAGTACTATAAAGACCACGAGGTACAGTTGGCCGGGGAGGTAGCACGGATGCGTGCGTCGGCGCTCAACGAGCCACTCGGAATTGCATTCGTCACGCTGAATTCGGCCCACGAGGCACAACACGTAATGCTACACTTTAAACCTGGAACGTATCGAGAGTGGAATCTGTCCTTCGCACCTGCACCATCGGATATATTTTGGGAAAATCTTAACATCGATACCGCCCAGTGGTACTGCAAGTGGGCGACGGTTAattttgcgttgtttttgttcctctttTTCCTTACAACGCCCGTCATTATCGTGAATCAGCTGGATACGCTGTCGCTGACGAAAAATACCACAACACAGATTAGCAAGATCAGCCCGCTGGTGTCGGAATTTCTACCGACGCTACTGCTATGGTCCTTGTCCGCATTGATGCCGGTCATCGTTGCATACTCGGACACGTGGTTGTCGCACTGGACTCGTTCGCGCCAAAATTATCTCATCATGACGAAAACATTCGGCTACCTGTTGTTCATGATATTGATTTTACCGTCCCTCGGATTGACAAGTGCCCAGGCACTGCTGCAATGGACGATTGAATCAAACGACACGTACCGTTGGGAATGCATCTTCCTCCCGGACAAAGGTGCGTTCTTTGTGAACTATATCATCACCGCTGCGTTCATTGGTACCGCCCTCGAGCTGATACGTTTTCCGGATCTCATTTGCTATCTTTGGAAGCTGGCAACGGCCAAGTCTAGAGCTGAAACACCTTACATCAGGAAATCTATCCTTATTACGTTCCCGTTCGGTATTCACTATGCTtggatggtgatggtgtttACGACTAGCACAGTCTATAGCCTTGCTTGCCCGCTGATCATGCCTTTTGCTATGGTGTACATCACATTGAAACACTTTGTCGACAAGCATAATCTATTTTTCGCGTTCGCACCATCCAATATGATCAGTCAAGGTAGTGGGGGTAAAATTCACAGCACCGCCGTTACTATGACAAAATTTTCGGTGGTTCTGCTTTTGATCATCATGGCAGCATTGGCCGTGGTGCGCACTGGACAGGTTGAGCTTCGTGCTGTCGTACTGATCCTTGCTCTGTGCGCCACTCTCGTAATGTTCGCATGCATGTCACCGATTAAACGGTGTACCACAAAGCCACTACGCATCGTGGAACTGGATGGACCGGCCCCGATCTACGTGGCAGATGTTTTAATCAACAGAAGAATGGTATCAGATAGCCCGTCCCATCTCAGCTACGGTTCTGACACGACCATGAACATTGTGATGAATGATGCCGATGTCAGTGTGACTGCATAG
- the LOC1275950 gene encoding translin-associated protein X yields the protein MSGYRGNKRQHYVKGSARRGRDHENVAVDENNPIIQCFREYATILDAKHDKYERIVKISRDITIESKRIIFLLHTIDPRKNNLQKVCNEAKDRLEAIFRNHFVNIAKELKDQDPYQYTRAYTNGMQEFIEAYTFYEYSCGMNISHWDAIQKKLTYSSDQNVDSPSNARSIAEKPLNEPTDAEPDEQKRSNETTGETMKLTCLLHPQDFVLGLGDLSGEIMRTCINSLGSGNSESCFLHCRFMQELYKGFLSVTSIRSRDFSHKMMTLRQSLLKSENVCYNVTVRGGEAAKWGTTDETSGAMFQLQPSKDDDDEGVYF from the exons ATGAGTGGATATCGCGGAAATAAACGCCAACATTATGTCAAAGGCAGTGCTCGGCGCGGAAGAGATCACGAAAATGTGGCAGTGGATGAAAATAATCCGATCATACAGTGTTTCCGCGAATATGCTACAATACTAGACGCGAAGCACGACAAATACGAACGCATCGTGAAAATCAGCCGGGATATAACGATCGAATCCAAGCGAATTATCTTTCTCCTGCATACCATCGATCCTAG gaaaaataatttgcaaaaAGTTTGCAACGAAGCGAAGGATCGACTGGAAGCTATTTTTCGCAATCATTTTGTTAACATAGCAAAAGAGCTTAAGGACCAGGACCCTTACCAGTATACACGAGCCTACACCAATGGAATGCAAGAATTTATTGAGGCTTACACATTTTATGAATATTCTTGCGGAATGAATATATCGCATTGGGACGCAATTCAGAAGAAGCTGACTTATTCATCGGACCAAAACGTCGATTCACCAAGCAATGCTAGAAGCATTGCAGAAAAACCCCTTAATGAGCCAACCGATGCCGAACCTGACGAGCAAAAGAGGTCGAATGAAACCACTGGAGAAACAATGAAGCTGACTTGCTTACTTCATCCCCAAGACTTTGTACTTGGTCTGGGTGATCTTAGCGGCGAGATAATGCGAACGTGCATTAATTCTCTTGGATCTGGAAATTCGGAGAGCTGTTTTCTGCATTGTCGTTTTATGCAGGAGCTATACAAAGGATTCCTAAGCGTGACATCCATACGGAGCCGGGATTTTTCTCATAAGATGATGACTTTACGGCAAAGTTTGCTCAAAAGTGAGAACGTTTGCTACAATGTGACGGTACGAGGAGGTGAAGCGGCCAAATGGGGAACTACAGATGAAACATCGGGAGCCATGTTCCAGCTGCAGCCTTCaaaggacgacgacgatgagggGGTATACTTTTGA